Proteins from a genomic interval of Crassostrea angulata isolate pt1a10 chromosome 7, ASM2561291v2, whole genome shotgun sequence:
- the LOC128157102 gene encoding uncharacterized protein LOC128157102, whose translation MSTTVDRGTAMDHGHLLEKETEARLKFEKACQQIALLDQKIKDLEVRYKRAVKNKKNSFRYNLRLRLSVVTGVKMMYHHHASTKAEELTRIRRQINNSIQSSEATRDRESRETLDFAPVRLRAREREARSNHSRASTSVAEACTHHSGGC comes from the coding sequence ATGTCGACGACAGTGGATCGAGGTACGGCAATGGATCATGGCCATCTTCtagaaaaagaaacagaagCCAGACTAAAATTTGAAAAGGCTTGTCAACAAATAGCTCTGTTGGATCAAAAGATCAAAGACTTGGAAGTTAGGTACAAAAGAGCCGtgaagaataagaagaactcTTTCAGATACAACTTGAGATTAAGGCTTTCTGTTGTAACTGGAGTCAAAATGATGTATCACCACCATGCCAGTACAAAGGCAGAAGAGTTGACACGAATAAGGAGACAGATAAACAACTCCATTCAAAGTTCAGAAGCCACTCGAGACAGAGAATCAAGAGAGACCCTGGACTTTGCTCCTGTACGTTTGCGTGCTCGAGAAAGAGAAGCAAGATCAAACCACAGCCGAGCCAGTACATCTGTGGCGGAGGCCTGTACTCATCATAGTGGAGGATGTTGA